From Actinoplanes oblitus, a single genomic window includes:
- a CDS encoding transposase yields MAHELHRGRKGERGSFSEDDYIAFLDQAHQRLQAPIVLIWDNLNTHVSRRMHALIAARKWLTVIRLPSYAPDLNPTEGVWRWMKRGLTNIAAHGVDHLADLVRQRLRACQQQTDLLAGFFANTGMTLDPELP; encoded by the coding sequence GTGGCGCACGAACTGCACCGTGGACGCAAAGGCGAACGCGGCAGCTTCAGCGAGGACGACTACATCGCCTTCCTCGACCAGGCCCACCAACGGCTGCAGGCGCCGATCGTGCTGATCTGGGACAACCTCAACACGCATGTCAGCCGCCGCATGCACGCCCTGATCGCGGCCCGGAAATGGCTCACCGTGATCCGCCTGCCGTCTTACGCGCCCGACCTCAACCCCACCGAAGGCGTCTGGCGCTGGATGAAACGCGGCCTGACCAACATCGCCGCCCACGGCGTCGACCACCTCGCTGACCTGGTCAGACAACGCCTACGCGCCTGTCAGCAACAAACCGATCTCCTCGCCGGGTTCTTCGCCAACACCGGCATGACCCTCGACCCGGAACTACCGTGA
- a CDS encoding helix-turn-helix domain-containing protein — MAGWTLARIVEVIERRFAVTYTLRGVSYLLHRMGYSQQVPTRRSIERDPEAIAGWYRRRWPSVRG; from the coding sequence ATGGCTGGCTGGACCCTCGCGCGGATCGTCGAGGTCATCGAACGCCGTTTCGCGGTCACCTACACGCTGCGCGGTGTGTCGTACCTGCTGCACCGGATGGGCTACAGCCAGCAGGTCCCGACCCGCCGGTCGATCGAGCGGGACCCGGAGGCGATCGCCGGCTGGTACCGCAGGCGGTGGCCGTCGGTAAGGGGTTAG
- a CDS encoding IS5 family transposase (programmed frameshift) — translation MSKAWVIGDELWKLIEPVLPPWPAKSPGPRPVPDRLCLQGILFVLHTGSGWEDLPQELGFGSGMTCWRRLQRWTEAGVFDQVHRILLAKLNAANRIDWSRAAMDASHIDAKKGGAGTGPSPVNRGKPGSKHHLICDGNGTPIYVLTSGANVPDIKRALDLLDCYPPIAGRPGRPRRRFATLLADKAYSSAAFRQACRERGTEPIIPRPKTPGIKGLGRLRYVVEQTFALLHQFRRLAVRWERRLDIHDGFVSLACVLICWRRLINWTH, via the exons GTGAGCAAGGCGTGGGTCATCGGTGACGAGTTGTGGAAGCTGATCGAGCCGGTACTACCGCCGTGGCCGGCGAAGTCGCCGGGTCCGCGGCCGGTCCCGGACCGGCTGTGCCTGCAAGGCATCCTGTTCGTGCTGCACACCGGGAGCGGCTGGGAGGACCTGCCGCAGGAACTCGGCTTCGGCTCCGGAATGACCTGCTGGCGACGGCTGCAACGCTGGACTGAGGCCGGGGTGTTCGACCAGGTCCACCGCATACTGCTCGCCAAGCTGAACGCAGCGAACCGGATCGACTGGTCGAGAGCGGCGATGGACGCCAGTCACATCGACGCGA AAAAAGGGGGTGCCGGGACAGGCCCGTCGCCGGTCAACCGCGGCAAACCCGGCTCGAAACACCACCTGATCTGTGACGGCAACGGCACCCCGATCTACGTGCTGACCAGCGGCGCGAACGTTCCCGACATCAAACGCGCCCTCGACCTGCTCGACTGCTACCCGCCGATCGCCGGACGCCCGGGCCGCCCTCGGCGGCGCTTCGCGACCCTGCTGGCCGACAAGGCCTACAGCAGCGCGGCATTCCGTCAGGCCTGCCGCGAACGCGGCACCGAGCCGATCATCCCGAGGCCCAAAACCCCCGGGATCAAAGGTCTGGGCAGACTGCGCTACGTCGTCGAGCAGACCTTCGCCCTGCTCCACCAGTTCCGCCGGCTCGCCGTGCGCTGGGAACGCCGACTCGACATCCACGACGGCTTCGTCAGCCTCGCCTGCGTCCTGATCTGCTGGCGCCGCCTGATCAACTGGACCCACTAA
- the der gene encoding ribosome biogenesis GTPase Der — MTEFPAGLDINDFEGGFDFAPSSEDSSAEDSLSGPAPVVAVVGRPNVGKSTLVNRIIGRRQAVVEDVAGVTRDRVPYDAQWNGRRFTVVDTGGWEPDAKDRAAAIAAQAEIAVQTADVVIFVVDVTVGATDVDEAAVKMLRRSHKPVILIANKADNQNLELEAVSLWSLGLGEPHPISALHGRGSGDLLDLILDALPPTPPVVEGGPRGPRRIALVGRPNVGKSSLLNRLANEERAVVDSVAGTTVDPVDSLVEMDGEIWQLVDTAGLRKRVHQASGTEYYASLRTAGAVEAAEVAVVLLDSGEVISEQDQRVITQVIESGRALVIAFNKWDLVDADRRFYLDKEIDRDLKRVTWAVRVNISAKTGRAVDKIAPAVRRALASWEQRIPTGALNQWLTALTQATPHPVRGGRAPRALFVTQAGVAPPRFVLFTTGPFDAGYLRFIERKLREEFGFEGTPIELSVKPRKKTGPGGRGKAHG; from the coding sequence GTGACTGAGTTTCCCGCCGGCCTCGACATCAACGACTTCGAGGGCGGGTTCGACTTCGCCCCCTCGTCAGAGGACTCCTCCGCCGAGGACTCCCTCTCTGGCCCGGCGCCGGTTGTCGCCGTCGTGGGCCGTCCCAACGTCGGCAAATCGACGCTGGTCAACCGCATCATCGGCCGCCGCCAGGCGGTGGTCGAGGACGTCGCCGGGGTGACCCGTGACCGGGTGCCCTACGACGCCCAGTGGAACGGCCGGCGGTTCACCGTCGTCGACACCGGCGGCTGGGAACCGGACGCCAAGGATCGCGCCGCCGCCATCGCCGCACAGGCCGAGATCGCGGTGCAGACCGCCGACGTGGTGATCTTCGTCGTCGACGTGACGGTCGGCGCCACCGACGTCGACGAGGCCGCCGTGAAGATGCTGCGGCGCAGCCACAAGCCGGTCATCCTGATCGCCAACAAGGCCGACAACCAGAACCTCGAGCTCGAGGCGGTGTCGCTGTGGTCGCTCGGCCTCGGCGAACCGCACCCGATCTCCGCGCTGCACGGCCGCGGCTCCGGCGACCTGCTCGACCTGATCCTGGACGCGCTGCCGCCGACCCCGCCGGTGGTCGAGGGCGGCCCGCGCGGTCCCCGCCGGATCGCCCTGGTCGGCCGCCCCAACGTGGGCAAGTCCAGCCTGCTCAACCGCCTCGCCAACGAGGAGCGGGCGGTCGTCGACTCGGTCGCCGGCACCACCGTCGACCCGGTGGACAGCCTGGTCGAGATGGACGGCGAGATCTGGCAGCTGGTCGACACGGCGGGCCTGCGCAAACGCGTCCACCAGGCGTCCGGCACCGAGTACTACGCGTCGCTGCGCACCGCCGGCGCCGTCGAGGCGGCCGAGGTGGCGGTCGTGCTGCTCGACTCCGGCGAGGTGATCAGCGAGCAGGACCAGCGGGTGATCACCCAGGTCATCGAGTCGGGCCGCGCGCTGGTGATCGCCTTCAACAAGTGGGACCTGGTCGACGCCGACCGCCGGTTCTACCTGGACAAGGAGATCGACCGCGACCTCAAACGGGTGACCTGGGCGGTCCGCGTCAACATCTCGGCCAAGACCGGCCGGGCGGTGGACAAGATCGCCCCCGCGGTCCGTCGCGCCCTGGCCTCGTGGGAGCAGCGGATCCCGACCGGTGCCCTCAACCAGTGGCTCACCGCCCTCACCCAGGCCACACCGCACCCGGTCCGGGGCGGCCGCGCCCCCCGGGCGCTGTTCGTGACCCAGGCGGGCGTGGCGCCGCCGCGCTTCGTCCTCTTCACGACCGGGCCGTTCGACGCGGGGTACCTGCGCTTCATCGAGCGCAAGCTCCGGGAGGAGTTCGGCTTCGAGGGGACGCCGATCGAGCTGTCGGTGAAGCCGCGGAAGAAGACCGGGCCGGGGGGCCGCGGAAAAGCTCACGGGTGA
- the cmk gene encoding (d)CMP kinase produces the protein MALEVRPTKCVVAVDGPSGSGKSTVSRRLATAVDGVYLDTGAMYRAVTWAVLQAGVDLADQDAIAKIVLETELSIGTDPTAPHFAANGTNVDAPIRGPEVTGAVSAVAAVPAVRKHLVALQQAIIASHPRIIVEGRDIASVVAPDADLKVYLTASAAARAARRSAEDATEVAATEADLARRDKLDSTRATDPLRQASDAIEVDTTGMGIDEVVRHLLSLLDSKVSK, from the coding sequence GTGGCGCTAGAGGTACGGCCCACGAAGTGCGTCGTGGCGGTCGACGGCCCATCGGGCTCCGGCAAATCCACTGTTTCCCGGCGGCTGGCGACCGCTGTCGACGGGGTGTACCTGGACACCGGCGCGATGTACCGCGCGGTGACCTGGGCGGTGTTGCAGGCGGGTGTGGATCTGGCCGACCAGGACGCGATCGCGAAGATCGTGCTGGAGACCGAGCTGTCGATCGGCACCGACCCCACCGCGCCGCATTTCGCCGCGAACGGGACGAATGTCGACGCGCCGATCCGCGGCCCCGAGGTGACCGGCGCGGTCTCCGCCGTCGCCGCGGTGCCGGCGGTCCGCAAGCACCTGGTCGCCCTGCAGCAGGCGATCATCGCGTCGCACCCGAGGATCATCGTCGAGGGCCGCGACATCGCCTCGGTGGTCGCCCCGGACGCCGACCTCAAGGTCTACCTGACCGCCTCGGCCGCCGCCCGCGCCGCGCGGCGCAGCGCCGAGGACGCCACCGAGGTGGCGGCCACCGAGGCGGACCTGGCCCGCCGCGACAAGCTGGACAGCACCCGCGCCACCGACCCGCTGCGCCAGGCCTCCGACGCCATCGAGGTGGACACCACCGGAATGGGCATCGACGAGGTCGTGCGGCACCTCCTGAGTCTGCTCGACAGCAAGGTAAGTAAGTGA
- a CDS encoding ricin-type beta-trefoil lectin domain protein, which yields MRVVHRRRRGGLVAALTLLVIAALGVPGVAAAAAVAGNPIAGPGGKCVDVSGDDTGVNGTAVQLWDCQATSADQHWSWSGSALTTIGRCLDITSGGTANGTKLQLWDCNGTGAQQWTQQGDGSLRNPQSGRCVDSPSGATANGTRLQIWDCNGTAAQKFTVTTPANPGTCPAYSDNPDFGPNVHIYDRSMSDAAIQASLDSVFNAQKDTASAQFGTRRDALVFKPSGTPYNVGANIGFNTSILGVGQNPDDVRINGAVTVDAFNASDAGNATQNFWRSAENLSVNTNGGTNRWAVAQAAPYRRMHVIGGLNLFPASYGWASGGYISDSKIDGTAESASQQQWYTKDSMLGSWSGSNWNMVFSGTSGAPATNFSTNPASGPRYTTLASTPVSRDVPYLYLDAAGKYRVFLPALRTNASGPSWAGGSTPGSSLPMSTFFVARPGDSAATINTALANGCNVFFTPGIYHVAQTLHVTKANTVVLGIGYPTIIPDNGVNAMDVADVDGVRLKGLLFDAGTTNSDTLLKVGLAKSGVSHAANPVTVQDVFFRIGGMVAGKATNSLVVNANNTIVDHTWAWRADHGAGIGWTVNTADNGLTVNGDNVLATGLFVEHYQKNEVVWNGANGKIVFFQNEMPYDPPNQAAWMNGSQNGYPAIKVASGVSTFEAWGLGSYCFFNVNNSVSSLRAFEVPAVPGVKFHDMAVVSLGGVGTISHVINDTGAAANSGNTNSYLLNFP from the coding sequence ATGAGAGTTGTCCACCGCCGCCGCCGTGGCGGCCTGGTCGCGGCCCTGACACTGCTGGTGATCGCGGCGCTCGGCGTGCCCGGCGTCGCCGCCGCGGCCGCCGTCGCCGGCAACCCGATCGCCGGTCCGGGCGGCAAGTGCGTGGACGTCAGCGGCGACGACACCGGCGTCAACGGCACCGCGGTCCAGCTCTGGGACTGCCAGGCGACCAGCGCCGACCAGCACTGGAGCTGGAGCGGCAGCGCGCTGACCACCATCGGCCGCTGCCTCGACATCACCAGCGGTGGCACCGCCAACGGCACCAAGCTGCAGCTCTGGGACTGCAACGGCACCGGCGCGCAGCAGTGGACGCAGCAGGGCGACGGCAGCCTGCGGAACCCGCAGTCCGGTCGGTGCGTGGACTCGCCGAGCGGGGCCACCGCCAACGGGACCCGGCTGCAGATCTGGGACTGCAACGGCACCGCGGCGCAGAAGTTCACCGTCACCACGCCGGCGAACCCGGGAACCTGCCCGGCGTACTCCGACAATCCCGACTTCGGGCCGAACGTGCACATCTACGACCGCTCGATGTCCGACGCCGCGATCCAGGCCTCGCTGGACAGCGTCTTCAACGCGCAGAAGGACACCGCCTCGGCGCAGTTCGGCACCCGGCGCGACGCGCTGGTCTTCAAGCCGAGCGGCACGCCGTACAACGTCGGCGCGAACATCGGGTTCAACACGTCGATCCTCGGCGTCGGCCAGAACCCCGACGACGTACGCATCAACGGCGCGGTCACCGTCGACGCGTTCAACGCCAGTGACGCCGGCAACGCGACCCAGAACTTCTGGCGCTCCGCCGAGAACCTGTCGGTGAACACGAACGGCGGGACCAACCGCTGGGCGGTCGCGCAGGCCGCGCCGTACCGCCGGATGCACGTGATCGGCGGGCTCAACCTGTTCCCGGCCAGCTACGGCTGGGCCAGCGGCGGATACATCTCCGACTCGAAGATCGACGGGACCGCCGAGTCCGCCTCCCAGCAGCAGTGGTACACCAAGGACAGCATGCTGGGCTCGTGGAGCGGCTCCAACTGGAACATGGTGTTCTCCGGCACCAGCGGCGCCCCCGCCACGAACTTCAGCACCAACCCGGCGAGCGGGCCCCGCTACACCACCCTGGCCAGCACGCCGGTGTCGCGGGACGTGCCGTACCTCTACCTCGACGCGGCCGGCAAGTACCGTGTCTTCCTGCCCGCGCTGCGGACCAACGCCAGCGGGCCGAGCTGGGCGGGCGGCAGCACCCCCGGCAGCTCCCTGCCGATGAGCACGTTCTTCGTCGCGCGGCCCGGTGACTCGGCGGCGACGATCAACACGGCGCTCGCCAACGGGTGCAACGTCTTCTTCACCCCGGGCATCTACCACGTGGCACAGACCCTGCACGTGACCAAGGCGAACACCGTGGTGCTCGGCATCGGCTACCCGACGATCATCCCGGACAACGGCGTGAACGCGATGGACGTCGCCGACGTCGACGGCGTACGCCTCAAGGGCCTGCTCTTCGACGCCGGCACCACGAACAGTGACACGCTGCTCAAGGTCGGCCTCGCCAAGTCGGGCGTCTCGCACGCGGCCAACCCGGTCACCGTGCAGGACGTGTTCTTCCGGATCGGCGGCATGGTGGCCGGCAAGGCCACCAACAGCCTGGTCGTCAACGCCAACAACACGATCGTCGACCACACCTGGGCCTGGCGCGCCGACCACGGCGCCGGGATCGGCTGGACGGTGAACACCGCCGACAACGGGCTCACCGTCAACGGCGACAACGTGCTGGCCACCGGCCTGTTCGTCGAGCACTACCAGAAGAACGAGGTGGTCTGGAACGGCGCCAACGGCAAGATCGTCTTCTTCCAGAACGAGATGCCCTACGACCCGCCCAACCAGGCCGCCTGGATGAACGGCTCGCAGAACGGCTACCCGGCGATCAAGGTGGCGTCCGGTGTCAGCACGTTCGAGGCCTGGGGGCTCGGCAGCTACTGCTTCTTCAACGTCAACAACTCGGTGTCGTCGCTGCGCGCCTTCGAGGTGCCGGCGGTTCCCGGCGTGAAGTTCCACGACATGGCGGTGGTCTCGCTCGGTGGTGTGGGCACCATCTCGCATGTCATCAACGACACCGGTGCCGCGGCGAACTCCGGCAACACCAACTCCTACCTGCTCAACTTCCCGTAG
- a CDS encoding CinY protein → MRWLRALTAAALASAVALAPAPAAASGTIEGRGQYREAAASGAIEGRGQYREAAAFGTIEGGGQHREHERITRAAIACRTGAGFRADCFAPRSTAQLAGHDRKFGAVGAPDSTEIADPAAHCDDADFLAGGYPRTRDQATAALLRCVAHLRRRFAEAVTSAGGVLDGDGRLAGAEVALDTDCELDPKSEPRAKCEALEAFGRALHGVQDFYAHSNWADDADPALPPGAGNPPGLNRPAPSPVLDLRGTGTPAVPGDLATGCFVLKDSVPGTGACAGRVTHAALNKDNGLVDPDTGGTTAPATRRGLVLTNFAKAVTGAIVETRHQWQELRAALRQTYGAAKGELIACALTRDDPATDCRRTGSGVAPAALVAVLIGLIAAGYLWRRRATRRG, encoded by the coding sequence ATGCGATGGCTTCGAGCGCTCACCGCGGCCGCCCTCGCGAGCGCCGTGGCCCTGGCGCCGGCACCGGCCGCCGCTTCCGGGACGATCGAGGGCCGTGGCCAGTACCGGGAGGCTGCCGCTTCCGGGGCGATCGAGGGCCGTGGCCAGTACCGGGAGGCTGCCGCTTTCGGGACCATCGAGGGCGGTGGCCAGCACCGCGAGCACGAACGGATCACCCGGGCCGCGATCGCCTGCCGGACCGGCGCCGGATTCCGCGCGGACTGCTTCGCCCCGCGTTCGACGGCCCAGCTCGCCGGCCACGACCGGAAGTTCGGCGCCGTCGGGGCGCCGGACAGCACCGAGATAGCCGATCCGGCGGCACACTGCGACGACGCCGACTTCCTCGCCGGCGGCTACCCGCGGACCCGCGACCAGGCCACCGCGGCCCTGCTCCGATGCGTCGCCCACCTGCGCCGCCGCTTCGCCGAGGCGGTCACCAGCGCGGGCGGCGTGCTCGACGGCGACGGCCGGCTGGCCGGCGCGGAGGTGGCCCTCGATACCGACTGCGAGCTGGACCCGAAGAGCGAGCCGCGGGCGAAGTGCGAGGCGCTGGAGGCCTTCGGCCGGGCCCTGCACGGGGTGCAGGACTTCTACGCGCACAGCAACTGGGCCGACGACGCCGATCCCGCACTGCCGCCCGGCGCCGGCAATCCGCCGGGCCTGAACCGGCCGGCCCCGAGCCCGGTCCTCGATCTGCGGGGCACCGGCACCCCGGCGGTGCCCGGCGACCTGGCCACCGGGTGCTTCGTCCTGAAGGACAGCGTCCCGGGCACCGGGGCGTGCGCGGGGCGCGTCACCCACGCCGCGCTCAACAAGGACAACGGCCTCGTCGATCCGGACACCGGCGGCACGACGGCGCCGGCCACCCGGCGCGGCCTGGTGCTGACCAATTTCGCGAAGGCGGTGACCGGCGCGATCGTCGAGACCCGACATCAGTGGCAGGAGCTGCGGGCCGCGCTGAGGCAGACGTACGGCGCCGCGAAGGGTGAGCTCATCGCGTGCGCGCTCACCCGCGACGACCCGGCGACGGACTGCCGGCGGACGGGTTCGGGCGTGGCACCGGCGGCGCTGGTCGCCGTGCTGATCGGCTTGATCGCGGCCGGCTACCTGTGGCGTCGCCGAGCGACGCGGCGCGGTTGA
- a CDS encoding glycoside hydrolase family 9 protein, producing MPRACRNAILVLLLLAGITTLARPSQAAEPAFNYGEALQKSLLFYEAQVAGKKPDWNRVSWRGDSAMADGADVGLDLTGGWFDAGDHVKFGLPMAFSTTMLAWGAVRDRAAYAASGQLTHLLNNLRVPNDYFIKAHPSANVLYGQVGNGDADHKWWGPAEVLPMARPAYKIDATCGGSDLAGETAAAMAASSMVFRPTDPAYADKLLTHAKQLYTFADTVRRAYSECITDAAAYYKSWSGYADELVWGAIWLYRATGDTSYLTKAEAGYDAQGNEPQTTTKSYKWTISWDNKQFGNYVLLAQLTGKQKYIDDANRWLDWFTVGVGGDKVRTSPGGEVFVDSWGSLRYAANTAFAALVYSGVTTDQTRKARYHDFAVRQIDYALGDNPRKASYVIGFGVNPPKNPHHRTAHGSWWDSQQVPEQTRHTLYGALVGGPSAPDDKYTDSRGDYVMNEVADDYNAGFTSALVALYGEFGGTPLAGFPQAEKPDLAELSVETTVMQNETRDTVVKAVVYNKSAFPARALTHARFRYYFTRDDDSAVTVSSPYTQGCPGPTAARQASGSLWFVEVDCTGYTIAPAGQSAHRMEVQLKIGVGEGGTWNPANDPSFQAAAGPNSHIPLYEGTALVWGAEPGATPSPTPSVSDSSSPSPSPSTSPSSSPSPSSSPSTSPAPAGPCRVGYSTNDWGSGFTATVTITNTSQTTINTWKLLFAYDAGQRVSQAWSATVTQSGTQVTATDLGYNGTLAPGASTSFGFNGTATGTNPRPAAFTLNGAACAIL from the coding sequence ATGCCCCGAGCATGTCGCAACGCCATCCTCGTACTACTGCTCCTGGCCGGGATCACCACCCTCGCCCGGCCGTCACAGGCGGCTGAGCCGGCCTTCAACTACGGCGAGGCACTGCAGAAGTCGCTGCTCTTCTACGAGGCGCAGGTCGCCGGGAAGAAGCCCGACTGGAACCGGGTCTCCTGGCGCGGCGACTCCGCGATGGCCGACGGCGCCGACGTCGGCCTCGACCTCACCGGCGGCTGGTTCGACGCCGGTGACCACGTCAAGTTCGGCCTGCCGATGGCGTTCAGCACCACCATGCTGGCCTGGGGCGCGGTGCGGGACCGGGCCGCGTACGCCGCCTCCGGGCAGCTCACCCACCTGCTGAACAACCTGCGGGTGCCCAACGACTACTTCATCAAGGCGCACCCGAGCGCCAACGTGCTGTACGGGCAGGTCGGCAACGGCGACGCCGACCACAAGTGGTGGGGGCCGGCCGAGGTGCTGCCGATGGCGCGTCCGGCGTACAAGATCGATGCCACCTGTGGAGGCAGTGACCTGGCCGGTGAGACGGCGGCCGCGATGGCCGCCAGCTCGATGGTCTTCCGGCCGACCGACCCGGCCTATGCCGACAAGCTGCTCACCCACGCCAAGCAGCTGTACACGTTCGCGGACACGGTGCGGCGCGCCTACTCCGAGTGCATCACCGACGCGGCGGCCTACTACAAGTCGTGGAGCGGGTACGCCGACGAGCTGGTGTGGGGCGCGATCTGGCTCTACCGGGCGACCGGTGACACGTCCTACCTGACCAAGGCGGAGGCGGGGTACGACGCGCAGGGCAACGAGCCGCAGACCACCACCAAGTCCTACAAGTGGACGATCTCCTGGGACAACAAGCAGTTCGGCAACTACGTGCTGCTCGCGCAGCTGACCGGCAAGCAGAAGTACATCGACGACGCGAACCGCTGGCTCGACTGGTTCACCGTGGGCGTGGGCGGCGACAAGGTGCGCACCTCCCCGGGCGGTGAGGTCTTCGTGGACAGCTGGGGCTCGCTGCGCTACGCCGCGAACACCGCGTTCGCCGCGCTGGTCTACAGCGGGGTCACCACCGACCAGACCCGCAAGGCCCGCTACCACGACTTCGCGGTCCGGCAGATCGACTACGCGCTGGGCGACAACCCGCGCAAGGCCAGCTACGTGATCGGGTTCGGCGTGAACCCGCCGAAGAACCCGCATCACCGCACCGCGCACGGCTCCTGGTGGGACAGCCAGCAGGTGCCGGAGCAGACCCGGCACACCCTGTACGGCGCGCTGGTCGGCGGCCCGTCGGCGCCGGACGACAAGTACACCGACAGCCGCGGCGACTACGTGATGAACGAGGTCGCCGACGATTACAACGCCGGGTTCACCTCGGCGCTGGTGGCACTCTACGGCGAGTTCGGCGGCACCCCGCTGGCCGGTTTCCCGCAGGCGGAGAAGCCGGACCTGGCCGAGCTGTCGGTGGAGACCACGGTGATGCAGAACGAGACGCGCGACACCGTGGTCAAGGCGGTCGTCTACAACAAGTCGGCGTTCCCGGCGCGGGCGCTGACCCACGCGCGGTTCCGCTACTACTTCACCCGCGACGACGACTCCGCGGTGACCGTCTCGTCGCCGTACACCCAGGGTTGTCCCGGACCGACAGCGGCCAGGCAGGCGTCCGGATCGCTGTGGTTCGTCGAGGTGGACTGCACCGGCTACACCATCGCGCCGGCCGGCCAGTCCGCGCACCGGATGGAGGTCCAGCTCAAGATCGGCGTGGGTGAGGGCGGCACCTGGAACCCGGCCAACGACCCCTCCTTCCAGGCGGCGGCCGGTCCGAACAGCCACATCCCGCTCTACGAGGGAACCGCGCTGGTCTGGGGCGCCGAGCCGGGCGCGACCCCGAGCCCGACACCGAGCGTCTCGGACAGTTCCAGCCCCAGTCCCAGCCCGAGCACCAGCCCGAGCAGCAGCCCCAGCCCGAGCAGCAGCCCGAGCACCAGCCCGGCCCCGGCCGGCCCGTGCCGCGTCGGCTACAGCACCAACGACTGGGGCAGCGGGTTCACCGCCACCGTCACGATCACCAACACCAGCCAGACGACGATCAACACCTGGAAACTGCTTTTCGCGTACGACGCGGGCCAGCGTGTCTCGCAAGCCTGGTCGGCGACCGTCACCCAGTCCGGGACGCAGGTCACCGCCACTGACCTCGGCTACAACGGCACGCTGGCGCCGGGAGCGTCCACCAGCTTCGGCTTCAACGGCACCGCCACCGGCACGAACCCGCGCCCGGCGGCCTTCACCCTCAATGGAGCCGCCTGCGCGATTCTTTGA
- a CDS encoding glycosyltransferase family 39 protein has translation MATTNTVTERASTEDASAAERARERRPWLGLTLIMVLAAGVRLYRFPDVPRGLNQDEVSAGYETLSLLTAGTDRWGTRWPVYFTAFGSGQNVLLSYLNMPFVAILGPTPLGLRLLPALLGVLTVAVTYALTARLAGRRAGLLAALLLAACPWHVMMSRWSLESNLLPPVMVIAVWVLVVAYQSPRRWLLPVSLMPMALVFYAYAAATLVVLLFVAAFLATRWRTVRRRPVAAAASLGLFGLVALPYGIFLLVNQVLHRAPGWLSALPFGVQLLPGSRVQEINTDGLVAGNLRFAVQGFSDNLPWNVMSPYLPFGLVIVPLAAVGGYFAVRDRAYPPVLWLAATLPMFFLVRLNVNRINALFLPLIILAALGLDGIARSIAEARTGRAVIAAFLSVGLLYNAAFVQDYFTGYNDVIRTRFADGLDRALTVAERRSAPGAPIYVSDRVPLNYLYVLFYRKVDPREFRANAAFEVRNTVYFVRDYRSFYFHQDDPALVAAPEYLGVFRVDEPRKCAGTTPATPRRVASVGAFRIVSCRR, from the coding sequence ATGGCAACGACGAACACCGTCACCGAGCGCGCGTCCACCGAGGACGCGTCCGCCGCTGAACGGGCGAGGGAACGCCGTCCATGGCTCGGCCTGACGCTGATCATGGTGCTGGCGGCGGGCGTGCGGCTCTACCGGTTTCCGGACGTGCCGCGCGGGTTGAACCAGGACGAGGTGTCGGCGGGGTACGAGACGCTCTCGCTGCTCACCGCCGGCACCGACCGCTGGGGCACCCGGTGGCCGGTCTACTTCACCGCGTTCGGCAGCGGGCAGAACGTGCTGCTGTCGTACCTGAACATGCCGTTCGTCGCGATCCTCGGGCCCACCCCGCTGGGCCTGCGGCTGCTGCCGGCGCTGCTCGGGGTGCTCACTGTAGCGGTCACCTACGCGCTCACCGCCCGGCTGGCTGGGCGCCGGGCCGGCCTGCTGGCGGCGCTGCTGCTGGCGGCCTGCCCGTGGCACGTGATGATGTCGCGCTGGTCGCTGGAGTCCAACCTGCTGCCGCCGGTCATGGTGATCGCGGTTTGGGTGCTGGTGGTGGCCTACCAGTCGCCGCGGCGGTGGCTGCTGCCGGTGTCGCTGATGCCGATGGCGCTGGTCTTCTACGCGTACGCGGCGGCGACTCTGGTGGTGTTGCTGTTCGTCGCGGCGTTCCTGGCCACCCGGTGGCGCACGGTGCGCCGGCGGCCGGTCGCCGCGGCGGCCAGCCTCGGACTGTTCGGCCTGGTGGCTCTGCCGTACGGAATATTTCTGCTGGTCAACCAGGTGCTGCACCGGGCGCCGGGCTGGCTGTCGGCGCTGCCGTTCGGGGTGCAGCTGCTGCCCGGCAGCCGGGTGCAGGAGATCAACACGGACGGCCTGGTCGCCGGCAACCTGCGGTTCGCCGTGCAGGGCTTCAGCGACAACCTGCCGTGGAACGTGATGTCGCCCTACCTGCCGTTCGGACTGGTGATCGTGCCGCTCGCGGCGGTCGGGGGGTATTTCGCGGTGCGCGACCGGGCGTACCCTCCGGTCCTCTGGCTGGCCGCGACCCTGCCGATGTTCTTCCTGGTGCGGCTGAACGTCAACCGGATCAACGCGCTGTTCCTGCCGCTGATCATCCTGGCCGCGCTGGGCCTGGACGGGATCGCCAGGTCGATCGCCGAGGCGCGCACCGGCCGCGCGGTGATCGCGGCGTTCCTGTCGGTGGGGCTGCTCTACAACGCGGCGTTCGTCCAGGACTACTTCACCGGTTACAACGACGTGATCCGTACCCGGTTCGCCGACGGTCTCGACCGGGCGCTGACGGTCGCCGAACGGCGGTCCGCGCCGGGTGCGCCGATCTATGTCTCGGACCGGGTGCCACTCAACTACCTGTACGTGTTGTTCTACCGGAAGGTGGACCCGCGGGAGTTCCGGGCCAACGCGGCGTTCGAGGTCCGCAACACCGTCTACTTCGTCCGCGACTACCGGTCGTTCTACTTCCACCAGGACGATCCGGCGCTGGTCGCCGCGCCGGAATATCTCGGCGTGTTCCGCGTCGACGAGCCGCGGAAATGCGCCGGGACCACGCCGGCGACCCCGCGGCGGGTGGCGTCGGTGGGCGCGTTCCGGATCGTCAGCTGCCGCCGTTAA